TTCTGCCCagcattggagttacaggcatgtgccaccatgcctgactttcttttctttttcttatttattatgtatacaatgttctgcctgtgtgacagaagagggctccagatctcactgtggatggttgtgagccatcatgtggttactgggaattgaactcaggacctctggaagaacaaccagtcttcttaacctccgagccatctctccagcctgactttctttttctattcaatttttaaattattaaaaaagcaacaaaaaaattggaagaaaagtagttttattttttatttatttatttatttggtttttcgagacagggtttctctgtggttttggagcctgtcctggaactagctcttatagaccaggctggtctcgaactcacagagatccgcctgcctctgcctcccaagtgctgggattaaaggcgtgcaccaccaccgccctgcagaaaaatagttttaaatcacaaaataaatagtaaacatGTATTCCATATcttatcagtttttctttttttttcttttctttttttttttgaaatttatctcATTTCATGTTCAGAGATAAAAGGGTTAACTATTCTTCCCATTATTTTCTGGAGGCAAGTCTTTGTTTAGAGTCTGATGGTAGTTTTTGAAGCTATTGTATGAAGAGGATGCTGAAGGCCATCACTATACAGCATAGAGCAACGTAAGGACTCTTGCGTTCACCAATTTGGGCAGACTTCCAAAATATTCCCAATAGTCCAGTTTTATTTCTGTCCAGGAGGCTGGGTGCCAAGGATCGGATATAAGCACACGTACATATAAGCAGC
The sequence above is drawn from the Chionomys nivalis chromosome 5, mChiNiv1.1, whole genome shotgun sequence genome and encodes:
- the LOC130875112 gene encoding protein kish-A-like; translation: MSAIFNFQSLLTVILLLICTCAYIRSLAPSLLDRNKTGLLGIFWKSAQIGERKSPYVALCCIVMAFSILFIQ